CttgtgtgcggatctgcagcgtttctgcacccttccattatagaaatccacagtggtaaaaactgcagaaaatccgcatcagttccgcacaaaaaccgcggcaaatccgcagctgcggattttgtgcagaaaattctgtacctccttttcttacgtgtgcacatagccttatagtggtGTCTCCCAATTCTCTACGAAtatcccccatccaggtatatatggccatcccattgcacacacaaaaaaataagcgatTGTACTTGACTTCCTTGTGCTCCCTTGCAGCATTGTCCTGTTCTGATGCCTGCAGCTGATTTCAGCATGTAACAGTGAATGGTGACACTGCCATGCGCTCCCATACACTGAGGTCAGCCGCTGGAATATTCCCTGCTCCCCAATCCCAGGACTATggacgtggagagcagtgaattttCATCTTTAATATCAGGCACACTGTTCCTGTAGCGGCTGGGTGATCACATGTGCCCGCTATTGGGGAATGAATGTTCACTGCTCTCCACCCCTATAGTTCCTCTGAGCGCCAGCTATACTGCATACAGGTGGGGGGCCGTGAATATTCACTTTCTTTAACAGTAGGCACACATGTTAGCTGCAGCAGCTACAGCTGGATTAAGGTAAATCCAAGCTATAAGACAAAATTGTGGAGGAAAAAAGtacatctgaaaaatacggtatgttactTGGCACCTGCTGATGTTCAATCTCTTAAAATGTACTTTTTCAGGAGATCAAAGAGACTAGAAGGCGACATGAGACCCGTTTGGTAGAAGTTGATTCTGGTCGTCTTGTTGAGTATGAATTCAAACTTGCTCAGGCGCTCTCTGATATGAGGTCTCAGCAGGAACAGCAAGTAAAGCTGTATAAAGATGAACTTGAGCAAACTTATCAAGCCAAGGTAAGTCTAACGCATGTGGTGATGTTGCTTGGTTTACGCATACTGTAATTGCAATTTTAATTGCTACTTATGTGTACAAATGTCATGTTTCTTTTGATTAGGAGTAGTTGGCCAAAGCCTGACTTATATATTTTCTGAAAAATGACACTGTGCCCTAAACATCTGACTACATTATAATCTTGGTCTACGTTTGCTATTTCAAGCGTGTGGTGTAGTCATAGGACCTGCCCTATTGTCTCCTGTTTATGTCCCTTAGGTGTCGGGTGTCACAGCTGCATATGAAAGTTGGTGTAATAACTTAATTTCCTTAGGAAATCTTCAGTTCCTGTTTGTGCTGACGCTAGCACAGTGATGTCCACACTAGGTGTGCTTCCCTTTCTGACTTTGACTTTCATATTTCAGCTGGAGAATGCTCGACTGTCTTCTGAAATGAACAGCTCTACTGCCCACAGTACTCGCGAGGAGCTGATGGAAAGCCGCCTGCGCATTGACAGTCTCTCAAGCCAGCTGTCAGATCTGCAGAAAGAAGTAAGctcaatggttttttttttatactttaaatgagggcatgatttttttttctcaccagCATAATAAAGGGGCTTCTCTTCAGTCTAGGGCATGGTATGACAGGATGCAAGAGTTGGAAGAATTACTAGCTAAAGAAAAGGATTCTTGTCGAAGAATGCTTGCAGAAAGAGAGCGGGAAATGGCTGACATAAGAGACCAGATGCAGCAACAGCTTTCAGACTATGAACAGCTTTTAGATGTCAAACTAGCCCTGGACATGGAAATCAGTGCATACCGCAAACTGCTGGAAGGTGAAGAGGAAAGGTAAGATGTGTGCAGCTACTCGTCTCTTCCACATCCGTGCTGTTGGGTTTATACACAGATGACGAACTTCTTCTGTCTTTTTAGGCTAAATCTTTCTCCCAGTCCATCATCCCGTGTGACCGTATCTCGAGCTTCTTCAAGCCGCAGTGTAAGAACTACCAGAGGCAAAAGAAAGAGGGTTGATGTAGAGGAATCAGAGGCTAGCAGTAGTGTTAGTATTGCTCATTCAGCTTCTGCAACTGGTAATGTGTCCATTGAAGAACTGGACGTGGATGGCAAATTTATCCGACTGAAGAACAACTCTGACCAGGTGAGCTGTCCTGGTCTACACACTGTGGATATATCTTCGCTATGTGCTGCAGTTGTAATGCTGTTCTATGATTTCAGGATCAACCACTGGGAGGCTGGGAAATTGTGAGAACTATTGGTGAGACATCGGCAAACTACAAGTTTACTTCAAGATATGTCCTCAAGGCAGGGCAGACTGTTACAGTAAGTAACTGAATAGGCTTGTAACTTGGCATAGTATCCCACTCTTATACATAAACTTATCTATAGAAGTTCACCCAATATTGATGTAAAGCCTGAAAAGTGTTCTTCAAAGAAAACAGTCCATACAATATTTTGTGAGCCTGGCCATAAATGCTGTACCGTGATCTTTAGCTGAAGGAATCCTAGTTGGGCATCCATTTGAACCTGTAGCCTATTGTTGCATAGCTTCTCCTGTGGGTCCTATGGATTTCTAATCGGTCAAACGTAATGTGTAAAGAgaattatatgtatttttttttacttctaggtCTGGGCTTCTAATGCTGGGGTCCTTGCAAGTCCTCCTTCTGACCTCATCTGGAAGAATCAGAGTTCTTGGGGCACTGGTCAAGATGTTAAGGTTGCTCTGAGAAACTCTCAGGGAGAGGCAAGTTTACCTTCACTGAACCTTAGTTGGGTGCAGCAACTATGCCTTGCTTTTGAAATGTGAAAATAGTATTAAAAGAACTGCCTTATAGCATTCTTACAAGTCTGTTTGCAGCATTTGTCTTCCGTGGGACTATAGTGGCTTGCTGGATTCTACTCGCACCTGCCCTTATGCCAATTTAAAACTATCATTGTTTCTGGATGAGGAGCAATATGGAATTTGTCACTTACATTTCTAGTGACCTTGTTTTTCATAATTTTGAGTCTTTCACTGCAATAAATGATTTGGAGTACTGCTTAATCTCCTATTGTACTCTGCACAATCATTTCCACTGATGCACTGATTGTCACTCACAAGTGGTTTCTCTGGAAAAAAGTTCACAATGttaaaaatttactttaatctcttGATGTAAAAATCATGACTTTGCATGTCAACTTCTCATCTAATTGTTAATAGAGATTATCAATTGGTGCTGCTAATCCTTTTAAATATTTGCATGATGCTTTGCCCCTCCACAGGCTCTACTTGTAGACCTTTTGTCCTGTCTGGGTTCTTCCCCATGAGCTTTAGGAATAAtgataaatagaaaaaaaacaaaaccgctTTTGCTTCTGGCATCTCCAGTGCCATTGCGGTCAGCCTGACATATCTGCAGCTGACACATCACAACCACAGCCCTGAGACAAGTAAGGATGACTAAATAAAAACCCCTGCAAAGTCCATTTAACTCCATGTCTTTGTCCCAAACATTACTTGCAGATCAATCTTGCACAGTAGCAAAAGACTAATACCACCTGACTGTCTTGCCTTGTAACCTAATAAGTTGGTTggactaaattattattttttctctccATAGGAGGTGGCTCACAGGACAACTGTATTCACAACATCTATACCTGAGGAGGAAGAAGTTGACGAAGAGGTAGAGGTTGCAGAAGAGGTTGAAGCCAGACCTCGTCGGCAGGTATGGAGAGGAGATAATCCTTCAGTTATTCATTATTTCTTTTCTGGGGGAAGGGGAAATCTAATGTCATAAGTGATTGCACTGTAGTTATTGTAGAACTTGGTTTGTACACTATGCTGCTTTTTGGGGAAAGCTCATTATTTCAAAAGTGAACCTTGTTTTTGGTCTATTCTGCTTAACTACTGCCAAAATAACACCTAAATTCACTGACAGAACTGCTCGGTGTTCAGGCATCCTTAAAAAGTTTTTCCCACAAAGTGCATTTTAATAGATCTTTCAATAACTCAATTAGATGTGTGGGAAATTTGTTCCTGTGAGATGTGTGCCCCCCTGCTATTTGCTGTCTAATGGCTGTGCATGGAGGTTcccttttcccgtctcccatgacagcacacatgggagaggggatccgcccagtcaggacaggaaacctactgaaataaaagggcggtacctctccctcgcttcagtttggtttcctgtcctgaggggAACCCTTGTACTGAATGTACGTTGATTGAAGAttccactcacccactcctgtcccggctcTGGAAGAACAGGCAGAATTCCTGTAGGCCGGCCTTCAGGGTGTGGAAGCGCCGTTCGCGGGTCCTGGGGCCTTAGCGCACGTGCGGGCGTTTGGCAGCGCAGTCCGTGGTCCTGTGgctcttctgcggctgccacgccgctcttccccctctgctgctgccggctcTGGTTTCCGGGTGCGCGGCGGTGATGCGCGCGGGGCATGCTGGGAGTAGGCGTGACGTCGCCGCtgtgcgccggatccaagatggcggcgcccatgaacaaGTGCTGTGGCGTCTCAGGAGTCCCCTGGCGGTCTCCGGTGGGCGCAGAGGTGGGGGGAGGGGCAGTAATGGTACCGGAGGAGGCGGTGAGCAGAATGGATCACCCTTTAAAAGGGTGTGAATCCACAAGAAGAGTGCTCGCATATACAGAGCTCAACTATGGAAGACTGTACAGAGCAACACTCGAACTCatcaccacagcagcagcagcaggagaattTATCAGGAGTTATGTCTGCTCACCAGCATGCTAGAAGGAGAAGCGGCAGTCGCCCGGATCGGAAATCGcaggactcctcagcttctaggagGGACGTTATCCGTACTCCCGATCAGCCTCAAAAGCCGGTACCCTTgagtgtcagcgggtggtgagtgatcttcgtgaatgtcacatgGTGTTAATGGGCTACATATCTCTGCTTGCTTatcaggcgccgaggaaggctagtgccaagtccaagaataaagaatgtgccctctgcaaagccccgctagcagtccaatggcagaaaagcCTCTGTGCGGACTGCATTCAAAAAACTATTCAAGATGAAACTCCTGACTTTGCCGCTAGCCTCAGGGCCATGATTAGAGCAGaggttaaagggtctttaaaatcaGCCCTTAAAAAGAGAAGTAGCAAGACCTTAGAGACTGTTCCAGATTCTGATACCCCTCAATCTGATGAGGAATATCAAGAAAGACCTCTGTCTCCTTGTTCATCCTCTTCTGTACTCTCGGGCTCCTCTTCGGATAGTGATGTTGGGGGCCGACCATGCTTCCTAACTGAAAATACAGATAAACTAGTTAAATCTGTTAGGGCTACAATGGGCCTTAAGGACGAGAAGGAGTCCAGATCTGTAGAGGACGTTATGTTTGGAGGAGAAGAGGAAGCGTACCTTCCCTGTAAATAATAGAATTAAAACCCTTATAGAAACGGAGTGGAAGAAGCCTGAAAAGTCGGGTAGTCTTCCCTCAGCTTCCAAGAGACTTTATCCTTTTGACGATAAGGATTCAGAAATATGggacaaacccccccaaaattgatggtgcagTGGCCAGATCTTCTAAAAGGTCTTCCCTACCCTTGGATGATTCAGGCGTCCTTAGAGACCCTCTGGATAAAAAGGCCAACGCTTTTTTAAAACATACCTGGGAGGCAGCCGCAGGAGGTTTAAAGCCGGCAATAGCTGGTACATGTGTTGCCCGCTCCCTTATAGTCTGGCTGCAACAATTAGAGGATCAATTAAAATCTAGAGTGCCGAGAGATGAAATCCTAGCCAATATGGCAATGGCACAAGGAGCTGCGGCCTTTGTAGCGGattcctcagccgactctgttagaCTTGCAGCCAGGGCAGCGGGATTGTCTAACGCGGCAAGACGTGCCTTGTGGTTGAAAGGGTGCCCAGGGGACTTGCCCTCAAAAAATAAACTCTGTTCCATTCCATGTGATGGCAAATTCCTCTTCGGTCAGAAACtggaggacattttagaaaaagctgGCGACAAGATAAAaggttttccccgttttccagtggaTATCAGACggccttattttcggagaggaAAATTTAATAGAGGTCGCCCTCCGGGGATAGAAGAAACTGGGATTATAGAGGTAGAAAAGGATCAGGGTATATGTTTAAGGGTCCCTCCACATCCAcaaaaaagccccccccccccccccccaatgacgcCATGCTAGAAGTAGGGGGAAGGCTTTCTTTCTATCATCACGCCTGGTTGAATATTTCCCCCAGTCGTTGGGCGTTGAATGTTGTCAACGACTgactaaaaataaagtttattcatCTACCTCAACAGACTTGTGTTAACACCTTGCAGGAAGCTTCCAGAAGAACAACTAGCTCTGGAAAGAGGTATTGGGGCTACTTCTAAAAAAGGTCCTAGTAGAAGTTCCAAAAGTAGAGGAAGGagaagggttttattcccctctcttcTTGATACGAAAACCAGATGGCTCACTAAGGACTATTATCAACCTAAAAAAACTAAATCGGTCAATACAAaattactccttcaagatggagtcggtaagctcagcgataaagatgctgtttccagactgcttcatggcagctatagacttaaaggacgcgtactaccatgtcccaatacatcaagACTATCAAAAATTTCTGAGGGTAGCTCTGTTCGTCCAAGGTCAGCTCAAACACTACCAGTATGCTGCCCTTCCATTTGGTCTATCAATAGCGCCAAGgatatttacaaaattaatgtcagaggtcatgtccttcctccgttcccAGGACATAGTCATCGTCCCGTACCTAGACGACTTCCTAATAGGCAGAtcagtggatcactgtcttgcGCAGATAGAAGAAGTGACTACGACCCTAGCAGCATTAGGTTGGGAGGTAAATGTTGCCAAGTCAAGATTAACACCGGTAAAGATTCAATCCTTCCTGGGGTTGATTCTGGATTCCACGCGCCAACTCTGTCTCCTGCCGGAGAACAAAATTTCCAAAATACAAAGTCTCGTGGAACTGGCGATTCATCAACCTGTAATGACAttaagaaaggcgatgtccctgctagggtcactaacatcctgtattcCCGCTGTAAAATGGGCACAACTTCATCTGAGgcaattacagtgggaggtcctgtcaacacaGAGGTTGTTAgaagggcatttagagggaaaaATTCACCTCTCAATAAGCGTCAGAGATTCCCTAGTCTGGTGGTCAGTAAGGGATCACTTGAGCTCGGGGGTTCAGTGGCTGACTCCAATAGAGGATGTGATCACAACAGACGCGAGTGGTACAGGATGGGGGGCACATCTGAGGTCTCTTTCCGTTCAGGGGTCCTGGTCCCATACAGAAAAGCTTCAAACATCCAATttaagagagttatgggctgtagaaagggcAGTAAAACATTTCCTCCCAAttcttcagggtcgtcataccagaataatgtccgacaattacgcggtagtagcatatatcaaccatcaggggggaacgaggTCCTTTTCACTCATGAAAGCAACATCGGCGCTCCTTCAGTTAGCAGAATCTCGCCTACTGTCCATTACAgctctacacataaagggggtcgaaaacaCGAAGGCGGACTACTTAAGTCGAAAAAaactaaaacagggagaatggtcaCTGAATCCCAGGGTATTCCGACAAATAGTACAGGCCTGGGGAGAACCagtaatagacttgtttgccacgcttcaaaacaggaaggtgaagaggttctgttcactagacccgagggggaacccggttgcagtagatgccctTCAAATACCGTGGAAGTTCAGTCTCGCTTACGTGTTTCCTCCAATAGCGTTAATACCGGTTGTAGTGAGGAAGATCAGGTCGGAGCAAGCAAGagtgattctgattgctccattctggccgaaaaggccATGGTTTTCTCTCAAGACAAATGTCGGTAACCGATCTATGGATCCTACCAGAGGTcccggacctgcttacccagggtccagtatgccactctcaagtgaagggcttccatctggcagcctggaatttgagagggcattactgagccgACAGGGATTCTcgccagggttagtctccaccctgttgaaaagcaggaagccagttacatcaagaatttatggtaggacatggaagagaTTTCTAGAGTTTTTAGGACAATCTTTGACAGACGAGGCTCCTGTGGGTGCTATCTTAGAGTTTCTGCAAGCAGGCTTACAGCTAGGACTGGCTACCAATACACTTAAGGTTCAAGTGTCAGCATTAGGAGCTTTATATCATTGCAATTTAGCCTCCAATAAATGGGTTGCTCGGTTCATTAGatcatgtagtaggtctagacctgtagtaattcaaaaaattcctccctgggatttaaatctcGTTTTAGATGCTCTAACTAAGAAACCTTTTGAGCCCCTGCAAGAATTATCAATAAAATTTCTTACTTTAAAAACAGTGCTATTGGTAGCCTTGACGTCCGCAcgtagagtgagtgacttacaagccctgtccatttgtcctccatacactcagatatatgacgacagggtggttcttagaccagacccggcttatctACCTAAAGTAGTCcttaaatttcataggagtcaggaaattgtattaccctctttttgtgctaatccaaaaaatccaggtgaggagaggtttcacactcttgatgtaagaaggtctatgttacagtacatatccttgactagtcagtggaggaaggatcagtctctatttgtagctttccagggtagcaggaaaggtcatggggtgtccaaaggtactattgccaggtggattagggaggccattagcttatcctatactgcatgtggcgttccgatccctgaaggcatcaaggctcactccaccagggccgtggctacttcctgggctgaaaaagcagaggtatcgcttgatcagatatgtaaggctgctacctggtcctcaccatctaccttctttaaacactaccgactagatctatcctcctctactgaccttacctttggtagaagggtgctgcaagcggtggtccctccctaaggtgttcctttctccaaaaatctctcgtgtgctgtcatgggagacgggaaaacaccaaggttacttactggtagccagtTTTTCCGGagaccatgacagcacctgtatattccctccctttttttcaccctttggtgtgcacttttagttgggtgtttttgttattattataatgtggtggtggattaccatgtgtactaaccaaggaggcctctcatgctctgaaaaccaactgaagcgagggagaggtaccgcccttttatttcagtaggtttcctgtcctgactgggcggatcccctctctcatgtgtgctgtcatggtctccggaaaaaccggctaccagtaagtaaccttggtgtttctgtCTTGAaaacattttgcctcacaaaagaaACTGTGATCCCATGTTGACCTGACTATATTTTAGCACCCCTCCACCATGCCAGGAgcggtggtatgatcagaccatgaactggagcagctctacatggttagacacagccattacatagtGCATAGCAGGCACACATCTAAGAGTCTTGgcacatgaactttttttttttttttaaagggaacctgtcaccccctcaggcgtttaacttaaagagccaccttgtgcagcactaatgctgcattgacaaggtggcttttagttatgatgcctgcacacgctgaattaaacgtttataaaatgtgccccctcttatCCTGAAATATtcccggaggcaggtctttccctcctaatcagatgcagcacagctgttACTCTGGGCCTGTGCGCGCCAGCCGCCGCCGCCTCTttctgcattatcgtccccggcgcctgtgcattaattttttttttctgggcgtGCGCAGTttcgctgcccttcgtacttaacAGCGCAGGCGCCGCGGACGATAATGCGGCAAAGAGGAGGAGGCGCCCGGCGCACACAGGCTCGGAgcaatggctgtgctgcgtctgattaggagggaaagacccgcctctgggaacatttcacggtatgagggggcacattttataagcatttatttcagcgtgtgcaaggagcataactaaaagtgccaccttgtcagaatgcagcattagtgctgcacaaggtggctctttaagttacaaacgcctggggggggggggggaggtgacaggttccctttaattcaaagATGCCAGTTAATGTATCCTGCCCAAATGCCAGGCTGTATCCTTGCAGCCAGGTGGTTTTCCCTCTCTAGACATGATCTCTGCCAGATGAGACTATTCCTGCATCACTCTTGTGATGTACACACATGGGTGACAACTGTTAAATCGCCTGGAGTGCTGTGGAGAGAAACCAGCCAATGGTGGTGCTGCACTAGCGTATCTGCCTATGATCCCTGGTTGGGTCTCTAAACTAATTTTTGTGAAATGTCAGCACTTTAGAAAAGCGTGCCTGGATGCAATAGGGCAGCATCCGtaggctgacaggttccctttagactGTCCGTTGGACCGAGTAGATCTTTAGCCTCTGCATGTAGGCTTTTTCAATTTGCAGACAGCAGGTAGCTTCAAAACTGCTGAGACTAAAAGCAATAGGTTGTATaacgttaaagggacactgtcaccccctccagccgttataaactaagagccaccttgtgcagcagtaatgctgcattccaccaaggtggcttttagtttttggtgcatttattcccaaaataaagcgttttataacttcggactgttttcccatgaaatccggcgcctgcgctgtttagtactgtgtggggcaggcgcagcgagctctggccgtctgatgtcacatccaggcttgcagactgcgcctgtgcggccgcctaccttgggaatcccagccccgcagtgttgtTCATTATgcccagtgcggggctgggattcataggcagggcggccgcacaggcgccccCGAAGATTTGACTGACGGcggtgtggcgtttccagcagggggttaagacctgcctccctgtctaaagacaggtattttggcgaagTTATAAAactctttattttgggaataaatgcaccaaaaactaagagCCAccctgttagaatgcagcattactgctgcacaaggtggctcttttagtttataacggctggagggggtgacagaggccctttaagcaGTTTTGCATGTGCATAAATTGATAGCAGGGCAATAGATTAAGTGTATGATGTGCAGTAGTTAATATTATGTAGATTTTGTGCCTAGACACAGAGGATGACGCTAATGAATATACACTGATCTAGCTTTCTTGTCTTTTGTAGGCTGCCGACAACAGAAGCTGTGCGATCATGTAAAGCAGTTACCAATCTGACCTTGGCCTACAGTTCTGAGCCTCTTGGGAGTATGACCCTTCATTGTTGGTGTACAGCATAAAATGCCCGAGTTAATGGCCTTACCTTTTTTTTATTACAGTGATGGGCATTTGGCCATTTTTAGGAATTGTAAAATGTGAATTGACAGGTTGTACACTGATTCAGGATTAAAATATTAATGTGAAGGCCATGTATTCCTTTCACCTGCCAGTCCCAAGGGACTGCCCTTGAAGGTGCTCTCTAGTTGGAGGCATGCAACCTTTCTGCTTCCAGCAATTTCTTTTGTACTgaattgtttttattttctatTACAATCAGAATTTTAAACCATTTTACTCCTCAGCTTTATTGCAAAGGTGTTATTTGTATTATGTGAAAAATGCAGCTGTTTTATTAGCAATTTTTTTAGACTAGTTTGGGTGGGTAATGTAGCGGTTTTAAATGACACCATGgtttaagtaaaataaaaaaaatatttctaatTTAGTTGTCTTGTCATTTTTCTGCCCCAAAACTGGCTGTTCTGTTAAGTTTTTactgtcaagaaaaaaaaaatactgtagcagctttctattaaccccttcccgagctctgccatactagtactgcgctgcgggaggtgcatttctgaccagcgcagtactagtacggtgccgccattttccggtcatcGCACGGTGACCGGGTTCCGATGGCTGCTGTCATGACAGCAGACCATCTCCTCACGTAGCCCCGGGGGGCTGCACTGCCCCCCCACATCGgcgatcactgtgattggctggtcaattctgatgtGGCaacatcagagaaagttggagtacTGTTTGGCATTCATTAAGTCCGTGCCTCAGAGACGGCAAGCTGTTATTAAAGCAAGAGGTGGTGCAACACAATCCttgtgatagtttttttttttttttttgtttttcatgattccataatttttcccctatgcttggttaaaaaaaagtaaccattactgactaccacatttttggctcttgatttttttagtgtttcttaaagccagaaagttgccatttgaaatgactttagttttgtgccatgtctgtgatctgcttttttttttttttttctacaaaattaaataactgaatgaacatcctccaaggccattgattccataatttttgccaggggttgtataagaaCCCTCTGGCTTGGAGACCAGGAACAAATGGGAATAAAATCTCCTTCCCTGCTGGTCTCATCAGGACATGCTTGGGTAACGGACTCAAAACCTCCAACTCAAGAGCCTCCTGTTGCCAGATGACGAATCAGAAGCACTAGAGGATCCAGCCTGGTCACTACCGGAAGCAGAACTGAAGACAGGGGTAACACtcctcacagctcacctccccagaAGTGAACTCCAAGA
This region of Ranitomeya imitator isolate aRanImi1 chromosome 1, aRanImi1.pri, whole genome shotgun sequence genomic DNA includes:
- the LMNB1 gene encoding lamin-B1, with the protein product MATSTPTAPRQSSRRSSMSTPLSPTRISRLQEKEELRQLNDRLAVYIDKVRSLESENSVLQLQVTEREEVRSREVTGLKDLYETELADARRSLDDTARERARLQIELGKLRGDYDQLQISFSKKESDFNALQAKLRDNEALLHTSDAALVTARGEKKALEQEVDSLQAEIGQIEAALAKLKSQLGDETLLKVDLENRCQSLSEELEFRKSIYEEEIKETRRRHETRLVEVDSGRLVEYEFKLAQALSDMRSQQEQQVKLYKDELEQTYQAKLENARLSSEMNSSTAHSTREELMESRLRIDSLSSQLSDLQKESRAWYDRMQELEELLAKEKDSCRRMLAEREREMADIRDQMQQQLSDYEQLLDVKLALDMEISAYRKLLEGEEERLNLSPSPSSRVTVSRASSSRSVRTTRGKRKRVDVEESEASSSVSIAHSASATGNVSIEELDVDGKFIRLKNNSDQDQPLGGWEIVRTIGETSANYKFTSRYVLKAGQTVTVWASNAGVLASPPSDLIWKNQSSWGTGQDVKVALRNSQGEEVAHRTTVFTTSIPEEEEVDEEVEVAEEVEARPRRQAADNRSCAIM